From Pseudomonadota bacterium:
AGGCCCAAGGGGAAGTAATCGGCAACGACGTGCATTTCACCCTGCTCACCGGCAAAGAAGAAATAAAAGATATCATCAGGCTTAAAAAACCGCCCTTCATCTCCACCAATCAGCGGGCCTATCTTTTGAAAGAGGGACTCAAAGAAGGCGAAAAAATCAAAATCCCCTATTTCGATCCCATCTCCCTGTCCGGCAAAGATACGATCATGGAGTATCGGGGCTATGAAAAAAAACTGATCAAGGGCAGGGTTTACAAACTGCACCATTTTATCGAGACTTTCTCCGGGGTGCGGATCAACAGCTGGATCGATGACAACGGCAAGGTCATCCAGGAGGAATCGCCGGCCGGTTTTGTCTTTATTTCCGAACCGGAATTCAAGGCCACTGATATCGCCCTAAAAGGCAAGGAAATCTTAAGCGCGGTTTCAGCGCCAATAATCGGCAGGATGCCGGATATCACCAAACTCAACGCAATTCAATACAGGCTTTCTTATCCTGAAGGAGCGGAGGTGGAGCTCGACACCGACCGCCAGCAGCTCGCAGGCGACATGCTTACCGTGACCATTGAATCCCTGCCTGCGATAAATTCCCTGCCCTGCTCTGGCTATGACAACGAACTTGCGTCCACCCCCTATATCCAGTCCCTGAACCAGGCGATCACCGACCAGGTGAGCGATCTGGTTGACGAGAACGATCCGCCTCTTGCAACAGCCCGGATTATTTCAGAATGGGTCTATAATAATCTGGAAAAACGACCGGTTCTGGGGATTCCCGACGCCCTTACAACGCTGAGCATCAAAAAGGGCGATTGCAACGAGCATGCGGCGCTGTTTGCGGCAATGGCCAGGAATGCAAAGATCCCGACCAGGATCGTTGCCGGAGTCGTCTATTATGATGATGCCTTTTATTACCACGCCTGGAACGAAGTCTGCTTAGATGACCGCTGGATAAGTCTTGATACCACCAAGAACCAGTTTCCTGCGGATATCTCACACATCAAATTCATCTCCGGCGAAACGAAGGAAATGATCAAGATCGGCGCCCTGCTGGGCAAACTTACCATTGAAGTCATGGGCACGGAGGACTCTCTTGAGCAAGGAAAACACCCCAACTGATACGAAGCGGATTGTGGTCGACGGTCTGACCAAGACATTCGGTACCTATAAGGCAGTGAACAACATCAGCCTTGAAGTAAAGAGTGGCGAGATCTTCGGTTTTCTCGGCCCAAACGGCGCAGGAAAAACCACGACGATTAAAATGCTCGCAGGCCTGCTCAAACCTGATAGCGGCAGAATCCAAATCCACGGCCAGAACCTTGCAAAGCACCCTGAAAATTGCAAACAGGCCACCGGCTACATCCCGGACAGGCCCTATCTTTATGAAAAACTCACCGGTATT
This genomic window contains:
- a CDS encoding transglutaminase-like domain-containing protein; this translates as MNFSILIRIAFLSCWLIVFGLLLERDYFVKTIEVRETEILKRGREESFMGIYFQGERIGYVKNRLYKTDNQTVALEQNAYMRLNILNESHPISMDVKAELTDSFLLKHFDFKLSSPFYQMQAQGEVIGNDVHFTLLTGKEEIKDIIRLKKPPFISTNQRAYLLKEGLKEGEKIKIPYFDPISLSGKDTIMEYRGYEKKLIKGRVYKLHHFIETFSGVRINSWIDDNGKVIQEESPAGFVFISEPEFKATDIALKGKEILSAVSAPIIGRMPDITKLNAIQYRLSYPEGAEVELDTDRQQLAGDMLTVTIESLPAINSLPCSGYDNELASTPYIQSLNQAITDQVSDLVDENDPPLATARIISEWVYNNLEKRPVLGIPDALTTLSIKKGDCNEHAALFAAMARNAKIPTRIVAGVVYYDDAFYYHAWNEVCLDDRWISLDTTKNQFPADISHIKFISGETKEMIKIGALLGKLTIEVMGTEDSLEQGKHPN